The Microlunatus antarcticus genome window below encodes:
- a CDS encoding SDR family oxidoreductase, whose protein sequence is MTSTLTPPATDTAASSRERTTLGTVLITGGSSGLGAATVAAVLAAGGTPLVLDLAPPAGDVAYAQVDLSDPRAAEAAVRDIVEAHGGRLDGVLTAAGIDFPAPLDGIDGPTWERIVMVNLFGTAAVARAALPYLKASHGRIVTVASTLGIKAVGDATAYCASKFGVVGFTRSLAAETAGQVGVTLLIPGGMHTHFFDERDAQYKPGADAVLNRPEDTAAAVVFALSQPAGCEVRELVVASSVETSWP, encoded by the coding sequence ATGACGTCGACCCTGACGCCCCCCGCCACCGACACCGCCGCGTCGTCGCGCGAGCGCACGACGCTCGGCACCGTGCTGATCACCGGCGGGTCGTCCGGCCTCGGCGCGGCCACGGTCGCCGCCGTCCTGGCCGCCGGGGGCACCCCGCTCGTGCTCGACCTCGCGCCGCCCGCCGGAGACGTCGCGTACGCGCAGGTGGACCTGTCCGACCCGCGTGCGGCCGAGGCGGCCGTCCGCGACATCGTGGAGGCCCACGGCGGGCGGCTGGACGGCGTCCTGACCGCGGCGGGCATCGACTTCCCCGCACCGCTCGACGGGATCGACGGTCCCACGTGGGAGCGGATCGTCATGGTGAACCTGTTCGGCACCGCCGCCGTCGCGCGCGCCGCGCTGCCCTACCTCAAGGCCAGCCACGGCCGCATCGTCACGGTCGCCTCGACGCTCGGCATCAAGGCCGTCGGCGACGCGACCGCGTACTGCGCGTCCAAGTTCGGCGTGGTCGGCTTCACCCGGTCGCTGGCCGCCGAGACCGCCGGCCAGGTCGGCGTCACGCTGCTGATCCCCGGCGGCATGCACACGCACTTCTTCGACGAGCGGGACGCGCAGTACAAGCCCGGTGCCGACGCGGTGCTCAACCGGCCGGAGGACACGGCCGCCGCGGTCGTCTTCGCCCTGTCCCAGCCCGCCGGCTGCGAGGTGCGCGAGCTCGTCGTCGCGAGCTCGGTCGAGACCTCCTGGCCGTGA
- a CDS encoding sigma-70 family RNA polymerase sigma factor, translated as MSLLAPPLPTVSTGRAPTRGSDPAQRLELAELTLARLRAARVADEAGRQALFEEVVVSHLWLADSVARRFRDRGEDSEDLRQIARSGLVEACARFDPDQGSFAAFAFPTVTGLVKRHFRDHGWSIRPSRPTQELSAEMWRRWPEVAQAVGGEPTERQLAEVLRVPLDDVRRARRATQAYTCSSLDALTHDHESDEPDSDRAEAHVLVSSVWKELTDVERRLLQMRFFEERSQADIAVALGTNQMQVSRMLARLLMRLRGMIGSLDEPTVASHAA; from the coding sequence ATGTCACTTCTCGCACCCCCTCTCCCCACCGTCTCCACCGGACGTGCCCCGACCCGTGGGTCGGATCCCGCCCAGCGTCTGGAGCTGGCCGAGCTGACCCTGGCGCGGCTGCGTGCCGCCCGGGTGGCGGACGAGGCCGGCCGCCAGGCGCTCTTCGAGGAGGTCGTGGTCTCCCACCTCTGGCTGGCCGACTCGGTCGCCCGCCGGTTCCGGGACCGCGGCGAGGACTCCGAGGACCTGCGTCAGATCGCCCGGTCCGGCCTGGTCGAGGCCTGTGCCCGCTTCGACCCCGACCAGGGCTCGTTCGCCGCTTTCGCCTTCCCCACGGTCACCGGGCTGGTCAAGCGCCACTTCCGGGACCACGGCTGGTCCATCCGGCCCTCGCGCCCCACCCAGGAGCTGTCCGCCGAGATGTGGCGGCGCTGGCCGGAGGTCGCGCAGGCGGTGGGCGGCGAGCCGACCGAGCGCCAGCTGGCCGAGGTGCTGCGGGTGCCGCTCGACGACGTCCGGCGGGCACGTCGCGCCACGCAGGCGTACACGTGCAGCTCCCTCGACGCCCTGACCCACGACCACGAGAGCGACGAGCCGGACTCCGACCGGGCCGAGGCGCACGTGCTCGTGTCCTCGGTGTGGAAGGAGCTGACCGACGTCGAGCGGCGGCTGCTGCAGATGCGCTTCTTCGAGGAGCGGTCCCAGGCCGACATCGCGGTCGCGCTGGGCACCAACCAGATGCAGGTCTCCCGCATGCTCGCCCGGCTGCTCATGCGGCTGCGCGGGATGATCGGGTCCCTGGACGAGCCCACCGTCGCGTCCCACGCCGCCTGA
- a CDS encoding HAD-IIIA family hydrolase, with the protein MRAVLFDRDGTLVHDVPYNADPDLVAPVDGAREVLDDLRRRGLGLGVVSNQSGIARGLITPAQLAAVNGRVDALLGPFGTWQVCPHGAADGCACRKPAPGMVLAAAAALGVEPADCVVIGDIGADVGAALAAGARAVLVPTPVTRAEEVAHAREHALVAHDLREAVALALALGEQVAP; encoded by the coding sequence GTGCGAGCGGTCCTGTTCGACCGTGACGGCACGCTCGTGCACGACGTCCCCTACAACGCCGACCCCGACCTGGTCGCCCCGGTCGACGGGGCGCGGGAGGTGCTCGACGACCTGCGTCGCCGGGGCCTCGGCCTCGGCGTGGTCAGCAACCAGTCCGGCATCGCCCGCGGGCTGATCACCCCCGCCCAGCTCGCGGCGGTCAACGGCCGGGTCGACGCGCTGCTCGGACCGTTCGGGACGTGGCAGGTCTGCCCCCACGGCGCGGCCGACGGGTGCGCCTGCCGCAAGCCGGCGCCCGGGATGGTGCTCGCCGCCGCTGCGGCCCTCGGGGTCGAGCCGGCGGACTGCGTGGTGATCGGCGACATCGGCGCCGACGTCGGTGCCGCTCTCGCCGCCGGGGCCCGCGCCGTCCTCGTCCCGACGCCGGTCACCCGGGCCGAGGAGGTCGCGCACGCTCGCGAGCACGCCCTGGTGGCGCACGACCTCCGCGAGGCCGTCGCGCTGGCGCTCGCCCTCGGCGAACAGGTCGCCCCGTGA
- a CDS encoding MFS transporter produces the protein MPHSSTSSPVAIQAGVRATYAAFIATGFAFASWASEIPQVRDRLELSSAQLGLVLLAIAAGSVISLPLAGPVVARIGSRRTVQLMALVDAVALVVVGLGYLGGVVPVVVGLFLFGFGQGAWDVAMNVQGAVVERRLGRAIMPRFHAGFSIGTVGGALSGAALVGLGVGVTVHLVVVGVLVAAVVPFVVRGFVADADEPVPGDGPAPERRSALAAWREPRTLLVGLFVLAFAFAEGTGNDWTSVALIDGYGTSRVVGILGFATFLAAMTAGRWFGPELLDRYGRVAVCRVMAAASGLGLLLFVFGGHPALAFAGAVLWGAGLSLGFPVGMSAGADDPAHAASRVSVIASIGYLAFLGGPPLIGFLGEHIGVLHALTAVAVLLALAVAIAGTVRPLPSDDRR, from the coding sequence GTGCCGCACTCCTCCACGTCCTCCCCGGTCGCGATCCAGGCCGGGGTACGGGCCACGTACGCGGCCTTCATCGCCACCGGCTTCGCCTTCGCGAGCTGGGCGTCGGAGATCCCGCAGGTCCGTGACCGGCTCGAGCTGTCGTCGGCCCAGCTGGGCCTGGTCCTGCTGGCGATCGCCGCCGGGTCGGTGATCTCGCTGCCCCTGGCCGGACCGGTCGTCGCCCGGATCGGCTCGCGGCGCACCGTGCAGCTGATGGCGCTCGTCGACGCCGTCGCGCTGGTCGTCGTCGGCCTGGGCTACCTGGGCGGGGTCGTGCCGGTCGTGGTGGGGCTGTTCCTCTTCGGTTTCGGCCAGGGCGCCTGGGACGTCGCCATGAACGTCCAGGGCGCCGTCGTCGAGCGTCGCCTCGGGCGGGCGATCATGCCGCGCTTCCACGCGGGCTTCAGCATCGGCACGGTCGGCGGCGCGCTCAGCGGCGCGGCGCTCGTGGGCCTGGGCGTCGGCGTGACGGTGCACCTGGTCGTCGTCGGCGTCCTCGTCGCCGCGGTGGTCCCGTTCGTCGTCCGCGGCTTCGTCGCCGACGCCGACGAGCCGGTGCCCGGGGACGGACCGGCCCCCGAGCGGCGCAGCGCGCTGGCCGCCTGGCGGGAGCCGCGCACGCTGCTGGTGGGGCTGTTCGTGCTCGCCTTCGCCTTCGCCGAGGGCACCGGCAACGACTGGACGAGCGTCGCGCTGATCGACGGCTACGGCACGTCGCGCGTCGTGGGCATCCTGGGCTTCGCCACGTTCCTCGCCGCGATGACCGCCGGCCGCTGGTTCGGCCCCGAGCTGCTCGACCGCTACGGCCGCGTCGCCGTCTGCCGGGTCATGGCCGCCGCGAGCGGGCTGGGCCTGCTGCTCTTCGTCTTCGGCGGGCACCCGGCGCTCGCCTTCGCCGGGGCCGTCCTGTGGGGGGCGGGCCTGTCGCTCGGCTTCCCCGTGGGCATGAGCGCGGGGGCCGACGACCCCGCGCACGCCGCGTCGCGGGTCAGCGTCATCGCCTCGATCGGCTACCTCGCGTTCCTGGGCGGGCCGCCGCTGATCGGGTTCCTCGGCGAGCACATCGGCGTCCTGCACGCGCTGACCGCCGTCGCCGTGCTGCTGGCCCTGGCGGTCGCCATCGCCGGGACCGTACGCCCGCTGCCGAGCGACGACCGGCGCTGA
- a CDS encoding MBL fold metallo-hydrolase, giving the protein MPAADHVQTVRDVVPGVHLVTHGHTNCYVVEGEDGVTLVDAAYPRTWSAVRQCLADVGRRVSDVRGLVLTHGHFDHVGFAGRLQRDHGVEVWAGAGDAFLVRHPYRYRPARPRLTYPPVHPRSWPVLGSMVRAGALRVPGVTADHLVGGRTSLDLPGRPELVPAPGHTDGELVVHLPNHGAVLTGDALVTLDPYTGRRGPRVVARAATNDARLALDSLTAVAELDVAAVLPGHGEPWLRGSRAAVDAARAAGVA; this is encoded by the coding sequence GTGCCCGCCGCCGATCACGTCCAGACCGTCCGCGACGTCGTGCCGGGGGTCCACCTGGTCACCCACGGCCACACCAACTGCTACGTCGTCGAGGGCGAGGACGGCGTCACCCTCGTCGACGCGGCGTACCCCCGGACGTGGTCGGCGGTGCGGCAGTGCCTGGCCGACGTCGGTCGCCGCGTGTCCGACGTCCGGGGCCTGGTGCTGACCCACGGGCACTTCGACCATGTCGGCTTCGCCGGGCGCCTGCAGCGCGACCACGGCGTGGAGGTCTGGGCCGGCGCGGGGGACGCCTTCCTGGTGCGCCACCCGTACCGCTACCGCCCGGCCCGGCCGCGCCTGACCTACCCGCCGGTGCACCCGCGGTCCTGGCCGGTGCTGGGCTCGATGGTGCGGGCCGGCGCGCTGCGCGTGCCCGGCGTGACGGCCGACCACCTCGTCGGAGGCCGGACGTCCCTCGACCTGCCGGGCCGCCCCGAGCTGGTCCCGGCGCCCGGCCACACGGACGGGGAGCTGGTGGTGCACCTGCCCAACCACGGCGCGGTGCTGACCGGCGACGCGCTCGTCACCCTGGACCCGTACACCGGGCGGCGGGGCCCGCGGGTGGTCGCCCGGGCGGCGACGAACGACGCCCGGCTCGCCCTGGACTCCCTCACGGCCGTCGCCGAGCTCGACGTCGCCGCCGTGCTGCCCGGCCACGGCGAGCCGTGGCTCCGCGGCAGCCGGGCGGCGGTCGACGCCGCCCGCGCGGCCGGCGTCGCCTGA
- a CDS encoding glycosyltransferase family 9 protein, with protein MSAPTGGHVLVARLDSVGDVLLSGPAVRAVAASSARVTLLVGRGRSAVARLLPGVDDVLELDAPWIVADPGPVDPAAIGAFVETVRRAGVDAALILTSFHQSPLPLALLLRLAGVGWVGAISDDYPGSLLDLRHRMPEVPADVPESERALSLARAAGFGLDGPATLAVRRPLPDVSALVGPDPYVVYHPGADAPARRPGAEHSRALVAALVEAGHRVVVTGSPGESTLTGLVAGGLALDLTGAVDLAGLAAVLAGAEVVVAPNTGPAHLAAAVGTPVVSLFAPVVPPERWAPYGVPVVLLGDQDAACRLTRARHCPVPGHPCLDGVSPADVVAAVAELRRVPPVDDRDPVPARPREVDHVA; from the coding sequence GTGAGCGCCCCGACCGGCGGCCACGTCCTCGTCGCCCGGCTCGACAGCGTGGGCGACGTCCTGCTCTCGGGTCCTGCCGTCCGGGCCGTGGCCGCGTCGTCGGCGCGGGTCACGCTGCTCGTCGGCCGGGGACGTTCCGCGGTCGCGCGGCTGCTGCCCGGGGTCGACGACGTGCTCGAGCTCGACGCGCCCTGGATCGTCGCCGACCCCGGGCCCGTGGACCCCGCCGCGATCGGCGCGTTCGTGGAGACCGTCCGTAGGGCCGGCGTCGACGCGGCGCTGATCCTCACCTCGTTCCACCAGTCGCCGCTGCCCCTGGCCCTGCTCCTGCGCCTCGCCGGGGTCGGCTGGGTCGGCGCGATCAGCGACGACTACCCCGGATCCCTGCTCGACCTGCGCCACCGGATGCCCGAGGTCCCGGCCGACGTGCCCGAGAGCGAGCGGGCGCTGTCGCTCGCCCGCGCCGCCGGCTTCGGTCTCGACGGGCCGGCCACGCTCGCCGTCCGCCGGCCGCTCCCCGACGTCTCCGCCCTCGTCGGACCGGACCCGTACGTCGTCTACCACCCGGGCGCCGACGCCCCGGCCCGCCGGCCCGGGGCCGAGCACAGCCGGGCGCTGGTCGCCGCGCTCGTCGAGGCCGGGCACCGCGTGGTCGTGACCGGGTCCCCCGGCGAGTCCACGCTCACCGGCCTCGTGGCGGGCGGGCTCGCCCTCGACCTCACCGGCGCCGTCGACCTCGCCGGCCTCGCCGCGGTCCTCGCGGGTGCCGAGGTCGTCGTGGCGCCCAACACCGGTCCGGCCCACCTGGCCGCGGCCGTGGGCACCCCGGTCGTCTCCCTCTTCGCCCCGGTCGTCCCGCCGGAGCGCTGGGCCCCGTACGGCGTCCCGGTCGTCCTGCTCGGCGACCAGGACGCGGCCTGCCGCCTGACCCGGGCGCGGCACTGCCCCGTGCCCGGACACCCCTGCCTGGACGGCGTCAGCCCCGCTGACGTCGTCGCCGCCGTGGCGGAGCTCCGCCGCGTCCCGCCCGTCGACGACCGTGACCCGGTCCCGGCCCGTCCCCGAGAGGTCGACCATGTCGCTTGA
- a CDS encoding glycosyltransferase, with protein MRILLFDVHGGYTDALLAGAHDYAFLPAVDGRGGLSRLGALAPARAREVDSAELRDDPPDVVLLQRPEDAATIADRTGLRAGTDVPAVFLEHNTPKESVPNTRHPLADGPIRVVHVTHLNALLWDCGRTPTTVVEHGLPDPGLRYVGDVDHLAFVVNEPVRRWRVTGTDLLPRFAPLGIDAFGIDGDLLPAALDDQPGVAFAGNLKPPQLRDALVARRAYLHLNRWTSLGLSLIEAMLLGLPVVVLDTTVAARTVPPAAGAISADPDVLVAAARRLLTDPDEARAAGLVAREAALARHGLARFLGDWDRVLAEAVAG; from the coding sequence GTGAGGATCCTGCTGTTCGACGTGCACGGCGGCTACACCGACGCGCTGCTCGCCGGGGCGCACGACTACGCGTTCCTGCCGGCGGTGGACGGCCGGGGCGGGCTGTCCCGCCTCGGCGCCCTGGCCCCGGCCCGGGCGCGCGAGGTCGACTCGGCCGAGCTCCGCGACGACCCGCCGGACGTCGTGCTCCTGCAGCGGCCCGAGGACGCGGCGACGATCGCGGATCGGACCGGCCTGCGGGCCGGGACGGACGTGCCGGCCGTGTTCCTCGAGCACAACACGCCCAAGGAGTCGGTGCCGAACACGCGGCACCCGCTCGCCGACGGTCCGATCCGGGTCGTCCACGTCACCCACCTCAACGCCCTGCTCTGGGACTGCGGACGGACGCCGACGACGGTCGTCGAGCACGGGCTGCCGGACCCCGGCCTGCGCTACGTCGGCGACGTCGACCACCTCGCGTTCGTGGTCAACGAGCCCGTCCGCCGCTGGCGGGTGACCGGCACCGACCTGCTGCCGCGCTTCGCCCCGCTGGGGATCGACGCCTTCGGGATCGACGGCGACCTGCTCCCGGCCGCGCTCGACGACCAGCCCGGCGTGGCCTTCGCGGGCAACCTCAAGCCCCCGCAGCTGCGCGACGCCCTGGTCGCGCGGCGCGCGTACCTGCACCTCAACCGCTGGACCTCGCTGGGTCTGTCGCTGATCGAGGCCATGCTGCTCGGGCTGCCCGTCGTCGTCCTCGACACCACGGTCGCCGCCCGGACGGTGCCCCCGGCCGCCGGGGCGATCTCGGCCGACCCGGACGTGCTGGTCGCCGCGGCACGCCGGCTGCTGACCGACCCGGACGAGGCCCGGGCCGCCGGGCTGGTGGCCCGGGAGGCGGCGCTCGCGCGGCACGGGCTGGCCCGGTTCCTGGGCGACTGGGACCGGGTGCTTGCCGAGGCCGTCGCCGGGTAG
- the rfaE2 gene encoding D-glycero-beta-D-manno-heptose 1-phosphate adenylyltransferase, producing MSTTRAVGPLVVVGDSLLDVDLEGSSERLAPDAPVPVVDVAREWQRPGGAGLAALLAARSGHEVVLVTAIGADDSADRLRSLLGGLVEVVALPLSGGTSRKTRVLANGVPVTRLDVGRGRALDAPVPQAAYDALDRAGAVLVADYGRGVTALDGIRERLTARARQVPVVWDPHPRGTAPVAGCALVTPNASEARALGAVDGTADQGRVLGRLWRAEAVAVTLGARGALLVEGDLDTHVPLDEPETSSTGSGQRVDAAGRAPHAGRLDTCGAGDAFAVAAAVALLEGATPGTAVRRAVASATAFVLAGAATAVSTEVPYATSSDRPEPADAFALVAQVRAAGGTVVATGGCFDLLHRGHVSLLTAARSLGDALVVCINSDASVRRAKGPDRPLVTAEDRARVLSALACVDGVVVFDEATPAELLAELRPDVWVKGSDYAGQDIPEARVVEEGGGRVVLLPVVDGYSTTRLVDRSRATASAAPVPARPNHTEEIS from the coding sequence GTGAGCACCACCCGCGCGGTCGGCCCGCTCGTCGTCGTCGGCGACTCCCTGCTCGACGTCGACCTCGAGGGCAGCTCGGAGCGCCTCGCCCCCGACGCCCCGGTGCCGGTGGTCGACGTCGCCCGCGAGTGGCAGCGTCCCGGCGGTGCCGGCCTCGCCGCGCTGCTCGCCGCCCGGTCGGGCCACGAGGTCGTGCTCGTCACGGCGATCGGGGCCGACGACTCCGCCGACCGCCTCCGCAGCCTCCTCGGCGGGCTCGTCGAGGTGGTCGCGCTGCCGCTGTCCGGCGGCACGAGCCGCAAGACCCGCGTGCTGGCCAACGGCGTCCCGGTGACCCGGCTCGACGTCGGCCGCGGTCGGGCGCTCGACGCCCCGGTCCCGCAGGCGGCGTACGACGCCCTCGACCGCGCCGGAGCCGTCCTGGTCGCCGACTACGGCCGCGGGGTCACGGCGCTCGACGGGATCCGCGAGCGGCTGACCGCCCGGGCCCGCCAGGTCCCCGTGGTCTGGGACCCGCACCCCCGCGGGACCGCTCCGGTCGCGGGCTGCGCCCTGGTCACCCCGAACGCCAGCGAGGCCAGAGCGCTGGGGGCCGTGGACGGCACCGCCGACCAGGGCCGCGTGCTCGGCCGGCTCTGGCGGGCCGAGGCCGTCGCCGTCACGCTCGGCGCGCGCGGGGCCCTGCTGGTCGAGGGCGACCTCGACACGCACGTCCCGCTCGACGAGCCCGAGACCTCTTCGACAGGCTCAGGACAGCGCGTCGACGCGGCCGGCCGCGCCCCGCACGCCGGTCGGCTCGACACCTGCGGGGCCGGTGACGCCTTCGCCGTCGCCGCCGCCGTCGCCCTGCTCGAGGGCGCGACCCCGGGCACCGCGGTCCGCCGTGCGGTCGCGAGCGCCACCGCGTTCGTGCTGGCCGGCGCCGCGACCGCCGTCTCGACCGAGGTCCCGTACGCGACGTCCTCCGACCGGCCCGAGCCGGCCGACGCCTTCGCGCTGGTGGCGCAGGTCCGCGCCGCCGGCGGGACCGTGGTCGCGACCGGCGGGTGCTTCGACCTGCTGCACCGGGGCCACGTGAGCCTGCTGACCGCCGCCCGTTCCCTGGGCGACGCGCTCGTCGTCTGCATCAACTCCGACGCCTCCGTCCGCCGGGCCAAGGGGCCGGACCGGCCGCTGGTCACGGCCGAGGACCGCGCCCGGGTCCTGTCCGCCCTGGCCTGCGTCGACGGGGTCGTCGTCTTCGACGAGGCCACGCCCGCCGAGCTCCTCGCCGAGCTCCGGCCCGACGTCTGGGTCAAGGGCAGCGACTACGCCGGCCAGGACATCCCGGAGGCCCGGGTCGTCGAGGAGGGGGGCGGGCGCGTCGTCCTGCTGCCCGTCGTCGACGGCTACTCCACCACCCGCCTCGTCGACCGGTCCCGTGCGACCGCGTCGGCGGCACCCGTTCCTGCACGTCCGAACCACACCGAGGAGATCTCATGA
- a CDS encoding GAF and ANTAR domain-containing protein: protein MTVPDPQPGHHLPIERLQNLLLDVADIKLFLKELAELSTTVLKAPVSSGIMLRYDDTLLTFGFSDARAETLDETQYRVGSGPCLESLSRGQVVSVVDARTEQRWPDYVGLAAETGLRCSLSLPLTIRSDTFGALNLYGFSEPGLFGPTEQRDLELFATQAAGTLRVATRQVKDANLLAQMEESLRSRTVIDQALGIIMGQQRCTATVAFELLRRESQNGHRRLRDVAADLVQRTSGQSPEEGRPFDPS from the coding sequence GTGACCGTCCCCGACCCGCAGCCGGGTCACCACCTGCCGATCGAGCGGCTGCAGAACCTGCTGCTCGACGTGGCGGACATCAAGCTCTTCCTGAAGGAGCTGGCCGAGCTCTCGACCACGGTGCTCAAGGCCCCGGTGTCCAGCGGGATCATGCTCCGCTACGACGACACCCTGCTGACGTTCGGCTTCAGCGACGCCCGGGCCGAGACCCTCGACGAGACGCAGTACCGGGTCGGGTCGGGGCCGTGCCTGGAGAGCCTGAGCCGGGGCCAGGTCGTCTCCGTCGTCGACGCTCGGACCGAGCAGCGGTGGCCGGACTACGTCGGGCTCGCGGCCGAGACCGGGCTCCGGTGCTCGCTGAGCCTCCCGCTGACCATCCGGAGCGACACCTTCGGCGCCCTCAACCTCTACGGCTTCTCCGAGCCCGGCCTCTTCGGCCCGACCGAGCAGCGCGACCTCGAGCTGTTCGCGACCCAGGCGGCCGGCACCCTGCGCGTCGCGACCCGGCAGGTCAAGGACGCCAACCTCCTGGCCCAGATGGAGGAGTCGCTCCGCTCGCGCACGGTCATCGACCAGGCGCTCGGCATCATCATGGGCCAGCAGCGCTGCACCGCGACGGTCGCCTTCGAGCTGCTCCGCCGCGAGTCCCAGAACGGCCACCGCCGCCTCCGCGACGTCGCTGCGGACCTGGTGCAGCGGACCAGCGGTCAGTCCCCCGAAGAGGGACGACCCTTCGACCCCTCCTGA
- a CDS encoding D-sedoheptulose-7-phosphate isomerase yields MSLDTTVSPPSARATEPVPPVRASDRLALVTDHLAALAEAAGRAGAYAATVSAWGAELARRYDAGAHLIACGNGGSAAEAQHLTGELVGRFRHDRRPLPAVALSADSAAHTAIANDYGFDEVFARQVTAWGRPGDVLVAFSTSGTSPNVLAAARAGRRAGVSVWALTGPGPNPLTALADEAVAVEAPTTATVQEIHLSLVHALCIALDDALGVQPPVVA; encoded by the coding sequence ATGTCGCTTGACACCACGGTCAGCCCCCCGTCCGCCCGTGCCACCGAGCCCGTTCCGCCCGTACGCGCCAGCGACCGCCTCGCTCTCGTCACCGACCACCTCGCAGCGCTCGCCGAGGCGGCGGGCCGGGCCGGGGCGTACGCCGCCACGGTCAGCGCCTGGGGGGCCGAGCTGGCCCGGCGCTACGACGCCGGGGCGCACCTGATCGCCTGCGGCAACGGCGGCAGCGCCGCCGAGGCGCAGCACCTGACCGGCGAGCTGGTGGGACGGTTCCGCCACGACCGCCGGCCCCTGCCCGCCGTCGCGCTGTCCGCCGACTCCGCGGCGCACACGGCCATCGCGAACGACTACGGCTTCGACGAGGTGTTCGCCCGCCAGGTCACCGCCTGGGGGCGCCCCGGGGACGTGCTCGTCGCCTTCTCCACCAGCGGCACCAGCCCGAACGTGCTCGCCGCGGCCCGGGCCGGCCGCCGGGCCGGCGTGAGCGTGTGGGCGCTCACCGGGCCCGGCCCCAACCCGCTCACCGCGCTCGCCGACGAGGCGGTCGCCGTCGAGGCACCCACGACCGCGACGGTCCAGGAGATCCACCTGAGCCTCGTGCACGCGCTCTGCATCGCCCTCGACGACGCGCTCGGCGTCCAGCCCCCGGTCGTCGCGTGA
- a CDS encoding GAF and ANTAR domain-containing protein has protein sequence MAPPHLDHAQRSFGVFTALVHEPSTAGGRLQRGVELLARLVPGCDHAGVTLLTPAFVESVAATDDVVVRGDAWQHELSEGPGLDSVRGRTTVVSQDLRTDPRWRTWAPRVVDGLGVRSTMSVLLERHEDVVASLTLYADRPDVWDPGRQQLATALASQLAGASAEARMLDDRERALVSRVGLGQAQGIVMERFDLGADEAYDYLRRLSQSTQVGLLQLAGHIVRTRVVPPLPGRST, from the coding sequence ATGGCCCCACCTCATCTCGACCACGCCCAGCGCTCGTTCGGCGTCTTCACCGCGCTCGTGCACGAGCCCTCGACCGCAGGGGGGCGGCTGCAGCGGGGTGTCGAGCTGCTCGCGAGGCTCGTCCCGGGCTGCGACCACGCGGGGGTCACGCTCCTGACGCCGGCCTTCGTGGAGAGCGTCGCCGCCACCGACGACGTCGTGGTGCGGGGGGACGCCTGGCAGCACGAGCTGAGCGAGGGGCCGGGCCTGGACAGCGTGCGAGGCCGGACGACGGTCGTCAGCCAGGACCTCCGCACCGACCCGCGCTGGCGCACCTGGGCCCCCCGCGTCGTGGACGGCCTCGGGGTGCGCTCGACGATGTCGGTCCTGCTCGAGCGCCACGAGGACGTCGTCGCGTCGCTCACGCTCTACGCCGACCGCCCGGACGTCTGGGACCCGGGCCGGCAGCAGCTCGCGACGGCACTGGCGAGCCAGCTCGCCGGGGCGAGCGCCGAGGCGAGGATGCTCGACGACCGTGAGCGCGCGCTCGTGTCCCGGGTCGGCCTGGGGCAGGCCCAGGGGATCGTGATGGAGCGGTTCGACCTGGGCGCGGACGAGGCGTACGACTACCTGCGTCGGCTGTCGCAGAGCACGCAGGTGGGGCTGCTGCAGCTCGCCGGGCACATCGTCCGGACCCGGGTGGTGCCGCCGCTGCCGGGCCGCTCCACGTAG
- a CDS encoding GAF and ANTAR domain-containing protein, which produces MRDLAGQLGRLARTLEAEDDTAAMLDEVVAAAVRLIPGAEDASISLVVARRQISSPHRTGDLPGKVDAIQTATAEGPCLDAAYEHQTVRVPDMRHERRWPKFAREAYQAGAGSMLSFQLYVQGDTLGALNLYNRAAGAFDDESEEVGLLFAVHAAVAFADAQKLDHLDRAVASRDLIGQAKGMLMERYRIDGDGAFRVLARVSQSTNRPLRDVARQLVETGHLDLVEAD; this is translated from the coding sequence GTGCGCGACCTGGCCGGGCAGCTGGGCCGGCTGGCTCGGACGCTGGAGGCCGAGGACGACACCGCCGCCATGCTCGACGAGGTCGTCGCGGCCGCGGTCCGGCTCATCCCAGGCGCCGAGGACGCCTCCATCAGCCTGGTGGTCGCGCGGCGCCAGATCTCCTCGCCCCACCGGACGGGCGACCTGCCGGGGAAGGTCGACGCCATCCAGACGGCGACGGCCGAGGGGCCGTGCCTGGACGCCGCGTACGAGCACCAGACCGTCCGGGTGCCGGACATGCGCCACGAGCGGCGCTGGCCCAAGTTCGCGCGAGAGGCCTACCAGGCCGGCGCCGGCAGCATGCTCTCGTTCCAGCTGTACGTGCAGGGCGACACCCTGGGCGCGCTGAACCTCTACAACCGGGCGGCGGGGGCCTTCGACGACGAGTCCGAAGAGGTCGGGCTGCTCTTCGCCGTCCATGCGGCGGTCGCCTTCGCCGATGCGCAGAAGCTGGACCACCTGGATCGCGCCGTCGCGAGCCGCGACCTGATCGGGCAGGCCAAGGGCATGCTCATGGAGCGCTACCGCATCGACGGCGACGGCGCCTTCCGGGTGCTGGCCCGGGTCAGCCAGTCGACCAACCGGCCCCTGCGTGACGTCGCCCGTCAGCTCGTTGAGACCGGGCACCTCGACCTGGTCGAGGCGGACTGA